GCGCACGGCAGGGACGCGGGAGCGTCCGCCTGCGCGGCGGAGAAGGCATGGTGGGCCCCGTGGCCCCAGAGTCGGCACGGCGGCGCTAGCGGCGGCGCTCCGAACGGTGTGACGGCACGTCAGGCGGTGCCCATCGGGCGCGTAGGATGCTCACGTCGGTTCCTCTCACTCAGGAGCCGGCCGGCTTCGGCCGGGCCGGGAGGAGTTGGCGCTCCTTCCGGCCAAACCACCGTAACAGACTGGACAGGCCCGGACTAGGGTGCAACGCGGAGGCCCTCGCCGCCTACGCTCATGGGGTGCTGCTGGCCTACCTCGACGAGTCCTACGACGACGACTACTACTGGATCTCGGCCCTCATCTGCCATGAGCCGGCCATCCAACAGCTGACCGACACGATGGACGCCATCGCACGTCGCACCGCCGTGGCACACCACACGCCCTGGGAAGCCGAGTTCCACGGTCACGACCTCTTCCAAGCCAAGGCGGACTGGGTCGCCATGAAGGAGATGCACCAAGCACGGATCGCCGTCTACCGAAACGTGTTCGAAGCAATCGCCGACGCCGAGGTGCGCCTCATCGTGCGCGGCGTGGACCGGAATCAGCTTCTGCAGCGGTACGGGGACAGCGCTTGGCATCCTCACCTGGTTGTGCTTAGCCACGTCCTCGAGCGAGTCGACGAGTACGCCGAGCGGGTGAACGAACTCGCGCTGGTCATCGCCGATCAGATCAGCGACGAGGACACCTACCGGTTGAACCTGTGGAACTTTCAGCGGACATCGACGATCGGGTACCGCGCCCGTCAGCTCACCCGCATCGTGGACACGCTCCACTTCGTACCCTCGAACCGAAGTCGCCTAGTGCAAGCGGCCGACATGATCGCCTTCCTGAAGCGCCGCATGATGTCCACGGCCCCCCAAAACCAGCGGGTGCTCCAGGCAAACCAACGCCTGTGGGACATCTTGGCACCGCGCATGCACCACGAGGGGTGTTGGTATCCGTGACCGTAGGGCCCCCCTACGCACAAGAACCCCGCGTGATGCGAGGTCCTTGGCCACGGGATGGTGCGCTGTGCGCTTCTCCCGGCGTCATCATAGGGCTGACCAGCGACATCCGGGCAGATCAGGACCAATCGAAGCCGATCGAAACCGAGCGCGGATAATTCGACATCTCCCGCGTGGGGCAGCTGGGCGGATCGTGCTACGGATTTGCTAACGGCAGGTCCCGGAGTGGTTCGGAGCCGACCGAACGACGCCTGTCGATAACCCGCATGTCTTCGGGGTTCGGCGGACCAGCCCGTACGGGACCGGAGAGGTTGGGTCCGACTGAAACTCGGAAGGTCGGCGGTTCGACCCCGCCCCTGACCACCACGATCACCGCAACGCCCCGGCCCCCCGGGGCGTTGTTGCGTTGTCACCCATGTCCCTTGCGCACCCCCGTGTCCACCGAGCGGGTCGAGCCGCAGGTCACACGTCGTCCCACGCCGCTGGGACACCCGGCAGGATGTTGCCCACGATCGCCGCGGCGATCTCGTACAGCTGCGAGACCTGGCCGGGCCCCAGGACGTCGAAGACCGCTTTCCTGACCGACTCGACGTGATCCGGCGCGACCGCCACCAGCAGCGCATGCCCCTCGTCGGTGAGTGTGGCGAGGGTGACCCTCCCGTCCTCGGTCGACCGACACCTTCGCACCCACCCGCGGGACTCCAACCGCCGGGCGGCGTGGGACAGCCTGGACAGCGAGCCGTTCGCGATCTGCGCGAGCTCGCCCATCGGCCTCGTCCAGTCCGGCGACGACGACAGCCCGGCCATCATCGAGTACTCGAAGAACGTCAGGCCGTGGGGCTGGAGCGTGTCCTCGAGCTGACCCGGAAGGGTCAGCAGCAGCGCGGAGAGCAGCCGCCACGCCCGGAGTTCATCGGCACTGAGCCAGCGCGGTTCCGTCATGCGCCCAGTGTGCCCAACAAACACTTGAACGTTCAAGGTATGCGCGCTACAGTCTCGCTTAGTTGAACGTTCACATGAACGCTCACCAGACCTCGATACGGAGCCCCCGCACATGAACGCT
The nucleotide sequence above comes from Euzebya pacifica. Encoded proteins:
- a CDS encoding DUF3800 domain-containing protein; its protein translation is MLLAYLDESYDDDYYWISALICHEPAIQQLTDTMDAIARRTAVAHHTPWEAEFHGHDLFQAKADWVAMKEMHQARIAVYRNVFEAIADAEVRLIVRGVDRNQLLQRYGDSAWHPHLVVLSHVLERVDEYAERVNELALVIADQISDEDTYRLNLWNFQRTSTIGYRARQLTRIVDTLHFVPSNRSRLVQAADMIAFLKRRMMSTAPQNQRVLQANQRLWDILAPRMHHEGCWYP
- a CDS encoding MarR family winged helix-turn-helix transcriptional regulator; its protein translation is MTEPRWLSADELRAWRLLSALLLTLPGQLEDTLQPHGLTFFEYSMMAGLSSSPDWTRPMGELAQIANGSLSRLSHAARRLESRGWVRRCRSTEDGRVTLATLTDEGHALLVAVAPDHVESVRKAVFDVLGPGQVSQLYEIAAAIVGNILPGVPAAWDDV